From one Plasmodium malariae genome assembly, chromosome: 12 genomic stretch:
- the PmUG01_12062200 gene encoding conserved Plasmodium protein, unknown function, which translates to MDNLLYYVLLQNNSIQPIIVRQPSAVIIHTQPKLPVTLDLPPQNIILKSEDPQPIIVRQQNPNIIIQKPYHEFYNNNSAVNNHCSSANNHCSSANNSFGSANNSFASANNSFASANNSSNGANNGNINFSITENGKLNDLSATMYNTNTIEQAVKENINGINTIQHIAPFDPSYVYNNHNGIYENKAVPTDSVYYGNVTLNNEKDYTPYNTILYEKKHADYVNIPSKY; encoded by the coding sequence AATTTGCTGTATTACGTCCTGTTGCAGAACAACAGCATCCAACCTATAATTGTAAGACAACCATCGGCTGTAATTATCCATACTCAACCAAAACTACCTGTCACTTTGGACTTACCACCgcagaatattattttaaagagTGAAGATCCACAGCCTATAATAGTACGACAACAAAACCCGAATATCATAATTCAGAAACCTTACCACGAGttttacaataataacagtGCTGTTAACAATCACTGCAGTAGTGCTAACAATCACTGCAGTAGTGCTAACAATAGCTTCGGTAGTGCTAACAATAGTTTCGCTAGTGCTAACAATAGTTTCGCTAGTGCTAACAATAGCTCCAATGGTGCTAACAATGGTAATATCAATTTTTCGATAACTGAAAATGGTAAGTTAAATGACCTCAGTGCTACTATGTATAATACTAATACAATAGAACAGGCAGTTAAAGAGAATATAAACGGAATAAATACTATTCAACATATTGCCCCATTTGATCCCTCATACGTATATAACAATCACAATggtatatatgaaaataaagcaGTACCTACCGACAGTGTGTATTATGGCAATGTTACTCTAAATAACGAAAAAGATTACACACCTTACAATACGATTTTATATGAGAAAAAACATGCTGACTATGTTAATATCCCTTCGAAATATTAG